One Pseudomonadota bacterium DNA window includes the following coding sequences:
- a CDS encoding diguanylate cyclase: MNAEAAVLRIRHERLLEQQAALTALTKGQVFQSEDLGQAFRLLTETAARSLGVERVSLWRYSEDRTAIRCVDLYERGPDRHSAGAEFQAVLYPAYFRALASSEAIVADDAHNDPRTSEFSATYLTPLGITAMMDIPVHVHGRLEGVLCYERTGSPVSWMPEDRLFSIAIANLIALALEQGERCRTEAALRESEARFRTLADSLPVMIWVADAEGRCTWFNRTWLDFTGRTLDQEMDHGWTQEVHPDDTEGCLRSYGKALQARAPFTLEYRLKRRDGTYRWFLDNGGPRFHPDGELAGFIGGCLDITGRKVAEEAARLHGEQIHRLAYHDALTELPNRALLLDRLGQALAQCERDNTQIAVLFADLDRFKTINDTLGHPAGDELLRQTAVRLRMLLREGDTVARLGGDEFVILLPHIPTARDAAQVAIKALRAMSVPFTVLGHELHATTSLGVSLFPRKMGRTRRPCSNMPIPPSIRPRVEGGINTSSSMLP; encoded by the coding sequence GTGAATGCTGAAGCGGCCGTCCTCCGCATCCGGCACGAACGCCTGCTGGAACAGCAGGCCGCTCTGACGGCCCTCACCAAAGGCCAGGTCTTCCAGAGTGAGGACCTGGGGCAAGCGTTTCGATTACTGACCGAGACCGCCGCGCGCTCGCTCGGGGTCGAGCGCGTCAGTCTCTGGCGATACAGCGAGGATCGAACGGCTATCCGCTGTGTCGATCTCTACGAGCGGGGCCCCGACCGGCACAGCGCTGGCGCCGAGTTCCAGGCCGTGCTCTACCCGGCTTATTTTCGGGCGCTCGCGAGCAGCGAGGCCATCGTCGCCGATGATGCCCACAACGATCCGCGCACGTCCGAGTTCTCGGCCACTTACCTGACGCCGCTCGGCATCACCGCGATGATGGATATCCCCGTGCATGTGCATGGCCGCCTCGAGGGCGTGCTTTGCTACGAGCGGACGGGCTCGCCCGTGTCCTGGATGCCCGAAGACCGCTTGTTCAGCATTGCGATCGCGAACCTCATCGCGCTGGCCCTGGAACAAGGAGAGCGCTGCCGGACGGAAGCAGCGCTGCGTGAAAGCGAGGCGCGTTTTCGCACCCTGGCCGATAGCCTCCCGGTCATGATCTGGGTCGCGGACGCCGAGGGGCGCTGCACATGGTTCAACAGGACCTGGCTCGACTTCACCGGGCGCACACTCGATCAGGAGATGGACCACGGTTGGACTCAAGAAGTGCATCCCGACGATACCGAGGGCTGTCTACGGAGCTACGGGAAGGCGCTCCAGGCCCGAGCGCCCTTTACGCTGGAGTACCGGCTCAAGCGGCGCGATGGGACCTACCGGTGGTTTCTCGATAACGGCGGACCGCGTTTTCATCCCGATGGTGAGCTGGCCGGCTTCATTGGAGGCTGCCTTGACATCACCGGACGGAAAGTGGCCGAGGAGGCAGCCCGCCTCCATGGGGAACAGATCCATCGTCTCGCCTACCACGATGCCTTGACGGAGCTCCCGAACCGGGCGTTGCTGCTGGATCGCCTCGGCCAGGCGCTCGCCCAGTGCGAGCGCGACAACACCCAGATCGCGGTGCTGTTCGCCGATCTCGACCGTTTTAAGACCATCAACGACACCTTGGGCCACCCGGCCGGGGATGAGCTGCTGCGTCAGACGGCCGTGCGTCTGCGCATGCTGCTGCGCGAGGGCGACACGGTGGCACGCCTCGGGGGCGATGAGTTCGTGATTCTACTCCCCCACATCCCCACGGCGCGCGATGCCGCCCAGGTAGCGATTAAGGCCCTCCGCGCCATGTCCGTGCCGTTCACGGTGTTGGGGCATGAGTTGCACGCGACCACGAGCCTCGGGGTGAGCCTGTTCCCGCGAAAGATGGGACGGACGCGGAGACCTTGCTCAAACATGCCGATACCGCCCTCTATCAGGCCAAGGGTCGAGGGCGGAATCAATACCAGTTCTTCGATGCTGCCATGA